In Miscanthus floridulus cultivar M001 chromosome 5, ASM1932011v1, whole genome shotgun sequence, one genomic interval encodes:
- the LOC136450351 gene encoding probable E3 ubiquitin-protein ligase RZFP34 produces the protein MGALDLHLEFASAQHGQAKLNVEEYAKGSLLSDGNYNTEKINGSNPDDYEKFEKGIMQYGCPHYRRRCRIRAPCCNEIFDCRHCHNETKNSIKTDKMKRHELPRHEVQQVVCSLCGTEQEVRQVCINCGVCMGKYFCGLCKLFDDDVSKQQYHCNGCGICRIGGRENFFHCSKCGCCYSIALKNSHACVEGAMHHDCPICFEYLFESTNDVSVLPCGHTIHVKCLKEMEEHYQFACPLCSKSVCDMSKAWERLDMELATLSDSCDDKMVRILCNDCGAISEVQFHLIAHKCQNCKSYNTRQI, from the exons ATGGGCGCCTTGGACCTACACCTTGAGTTTGCTTCTGCTCAACATGGACAAGCCAAGCTAAATGTGGAGGAATATGCCAAGGGCTCTTTGCTGTCTGATGGAAACTACAATACAGAGAAGATCAATGGTTCAAACCCTGATGACTATGAGAAATTTGAGAAAGGGATAATGCAGTATGG GTGTCCACATTATAGAAGGAGATGCCGCATAAGAGCTCCTTGCTGCAATGAAATTTTTGATTGCCGACACTGCCACAATGAAACTAAG AATTCCATTAAAACTGATAAAATGAAGAGGCATGAACTTCCACGCCATGAAGTGCAGCAG GTTGTATGCTCATTGTGTGGCACTGAACAGGAG GTACGGCAAGTATGCATCAATTGCGGTGTTTGCATGGGGAAGTACTTCTGTGGATTGTGCAAACTCTTTGACGATGAT GTCTCTAAACAGCAGTATCACTGCAACGGATGTGGAATATGTAGAATCGGAGGGCGGGAGAATTTCTTCCACTGTTCAAAATGTG gatgttgctactcaattgcgcTGAAGAATAGTCATGCATGTGTTGAAGGGGCGATGCATCATGACTGTCCAATCTGCTTTGAG TACTTGTTCGAGTCGACAAATGATGTTTCTGTCCTGCCTTGTGGTCATACCATTCATGTAAAGTGCCTGAAAGAAATGGAGGAGCACTACCA GTTCGCATGCCCCCTTTGCTCCAAGTCGGTTTGTGACATGTCGAAGGCATGGGAGAGACTCGACATGGAGCTGGCAACTCTGTCTGACTCCTGTGATGATAAaatg GTCCGCATATTATGCAACGACTGCGGGGCAATATCAGAGGTGCAGTTCCATTTGATTGCGCACAAGTGCCAGAATTGCAAATCATACAACACCCGCCAGATCTGA